A portion of the Echeneis naucrates chromosome 5, fEcheNa1.1, whole genome shotgun sequence genome contains these proteins:
- the rpp14 gene encoding ribonuclease P protein subunit p14 isoform X1 — protein MVFYKMNFIWKSVLNKPRLCITSLAAAPPFFRLLHIGQRASLTKAFTSHDVELFAKLTGDTNPLHLDPAYASTTSFEAPIVHGVLINGLISAVLGTKMPGPGCVFLHQEIRYPAPLYVGEEVLAEAEVFKIKMSFALITVTCSVKDKVVMAGEVMVMMPEDQQKKM, from the coding sequence ATGGTTTTCTACAAGATGAATTTCATATGGAAGAGTGTCTTGAACAAACCCAGGCTCTGCATCACTTCCCttgcagcagctcctcccttCTTCCGGCTCCTCCACATTGGTCAGCGAGCATCTCTTACCAAAGCCTTCACGTCCCACGATGTGGAGCTGTTCGCCAAGCTGACGGGCGACACCAATCCCCTGCACCTGGACCCGGCCTACGCCAGCACCACTTCCTTTGAGGCGCCCATCGTCCACGGTGTCCTGATCAATGGCCTGATTTCTGCTGTGCTCGGTACAAAGATGCCCGGCCCCGGCTGCGTCTTCCTGCATCAGGAGATCCGTTACCCAGCACCACTTTATGTCGGTGAGGAGGTGCTGGCTGAAGCCGAGGTCTTCAAGATCAAGATGTCATTTGCCTTGATCACTGTTACGTGCTCGGTCAAGGACAAAGTAGTGATGGCGGGggaggtgatggtgatgatgccTGAGGATCAGCAGAAAAAGATGTGA
- the lmcd1 gene encoding LIM and cysteine-rich domains protein 1: MDVSAAMAKISVKQSAGGPGAAACLMCKESCSGFQPHSWRKACVACGSSTVAHAPGGDLEDDHLMGRLLSDSPCSHLTAKVKGGGGLRMYKRNRMIVTNPVVSRKDPTFNTTTYDWAPAGLNQKLAMQYMELIPENQRPVSGTDGALERRRQLLSQLPAYDQDPMRCQSLASEEEISSMLLFVKHYKQEVLGVGEVALPGEGGALRDAAIQRTAKEAKDRSNSEKKDAPEQQNHSMTDSSISPPTGSTNGTDNSVKAEYRCTGCHGEVDKERPAVYAERAGYHDALWHPTCFVCSECGQGLVDLVYFWSNQKLMCGRHYCETVRPRCLGCDELIFCQSFHTAKDGQTWHHHHYCCWKCGQSLETPCQH; encoded by the exons ATGGACGTGAGTGCCGCCATGGCCAAG aTATCTGTGAAGCAGAGCGCAGGAGGTCCAGGAGCAGCAGCGTGTCTCATGTGTAAAGAGAGCTGCTCTGGATTTCAGCCACATTCTTGGAG GAAGGCCTGTGTGGCCTGTGGCAGCAGCACAGTTGCCCACGCTCCTGGAGGTGATCTGGAGGACGACCATCTGATGGGACGCCTGCTCTCAGACTCCCCCTGCTCCCATTTGACAGCAAAGGTTAAAGGAGGCGGCGGCCTTCGCATGTACAAGAGAAACCGTATGATTGTGACGAATCCAGTGGTCTCACGCAAAGACCCGACCTTCAACACCACGACCTACGACTGGGCACCGGCTGGCCTCAACCAGAAACTG GCCATGCAGTACATGGAGCTAATCCCGGAAAATCAGCGTCCAGTCTCAGGGACTGATGGAGCGTTGGAGCGGCGCAGGCAGCTCCTCAGCCAGCTCCCGGCCTACGATCAGGACCCCATGAGGTGTCAGAGCCTGGCCAGTGAGGAGGAG ATTTCCTccatgctgctgtttgtgaagcactacaaacaggaagtgcttgGGGTCGGGGAGGTGGCCTTACCTGGCGAGGGTGGCGCTCTGAGGGACGCAGCCATTCAGAGGACAGCGAAGGAAGCCAAGGATCGCAGCAACAGCGAGAAGAAGGATGCACCAGAGCAGCAGAACCACAGCATGACCGACAGCAGCATCTCCCCTCCGACTGGTTCCACCAACGGCACAGACAACAGCGTGAAGGCCGAATAT CGGTGTACTGGTTGCCACGGTGAGGTGGACAAGGAGAGACCAGCTGTGTATGCTGAGCGTGCAGGTTACCACGACGCCCTGTGGCATCCCACCTGCTTCGTGTGCTCAGAGTGTGGCCAGGGATTGGTGGACCTGGTCTACTTCTGGTCCAATCAGAAGCTGATGTGCGGACGACACTACTGTGAGACGGTTCGGCCGCGCTGCTTGGGCTGCGATGAG CTGATCTTCTGCCAGTCTTTTCACACGGCGAAGGACGGACAGACGTGGCACCATCATCACTATTGCTGCTGGAAGTGCGGACAAAGCCTGGAAACACCGTGCCAGCACTGA
- the rpp14 gene encoding ribonuclease P protein subunit p14 isoform X2, with product MKPADQKDESPVYQRVVLKNASPYHYMKVCLVLENESTRLSAVELKQFIITGLKSLYGEVGAALNFDVLKYDADTLTAFLRVYSRGLVKLWSSLTLLGSYQNQACAFRVLQVSPFLLALTGNSRELQLD from the exons ATGAAACCTGCTGACCAGAAGGACGAATCTCCTGTTTACCAACGGGTCGTGTTAAAGAACGCCTCGCCGTACCACTACATGAAGGTCTGCCT tgtccTGGAGAATGAGTCCACCAGGCTGAGTGCAGTTGAATTGAAGCAGTTCATCATCACAGGTCTAAAGAGCTTGTATGGAGAG GTGGGTGCAGCTCTGAACTTTGATGTGTTGAAGTACGATGCAGACACCCTCACTGCTTTTCTGCGTGTTTATAGCCG tggtTTGGTGAAGCTGTGGAGCTCCCTGACTCTGCTGGGCTCTTACCAGAACCAGGCCTGTGCCTTCAGGGTGTTACAG GTGTCTCCCTTCCTGCTGGCCCTGACAGGAAACAGCCGAGAGTTGCAGCTGGACTGA
- the LOC115044231 gene encoding monoacylglycerol lipase abhd6-A, whose protein sequence is MELSVTRSVMLAGGVVLVPIVAFITSFIFWPGVLLKAYNWYWRCKLGMVVRYAHSGSYRYCYSSRGTPGGAAPSLLLLHGFSASKDMWLPLIQYLPRSQHVVCLDMPGHEGTSRTCAEDYSISGQVGRIHQFVQSIGLDKRPFHLVGTSMGGNVAGVYAASHSAQLSGVSLVCPAGLVYPTDSQFISQLREMEKNQEPESIPLIPSTCQELENMLRLCCHRPLNLPQQVMKGLLDNRIPNNGFYRELFLELIGEKSRHSLQENLHLITAPVQVIWGKNDQVLDVSGAGVLQAALPSCQVDLLDDCGHSVVLERPRKAAKLILDFLSAQNLNGDDAKKRS, encoded by the exons ATGGAGCTCAGTGTTACCAGATCAGTAATGTTGGCTGGAGGCGTTGTGCTTGTTCCCATCGTCGCCTTCATCACCTCCTTCATCTTCTGGCCTGGAGTCCTCCTCAAAGCCTACAACTG GTACTGGCGCTGTAAACTGGGAATGGTGGTCCGCTACGCTCACAGTGGAAGTTACCGCTACTGTTATTCCAGCCGCGGGACACCAGGAGGCGCCGCGccgtcactgctgctgctccatgGCTTCTCCGCCAGCAAGGACATGTGGCTGCCCCTCATCCAG tatCTCCCCAGGAGCCAGCATGTGGTCTGTTTGGATATGCCGGGACATGAAGGGACGAGCCGCACCTGTGCTGAGGACTACAGCATCTCTGGCCAGGTTGGCCGGATCCACCAG tttgTGCAGAGCATCGGTCTGGATAAACGACCCTTCCACCTGGTCGGCACATCGATGGGTGGGAACGTCGCAGGGGTCTACGCTGCCTCTCACTCTGCTCAGCTGTCTGGCGTCAGCTTGGTGTGCCCTGCAG GTCTGGTTTATCCCACAGACTCCCAGTTCATCAGCCAGCtgagggagatggagaagaaTCAAGAGCCGGAGTCGATTCCTCTGATTCCCTCCACCTGTCAGGAGCTGGAGAACATGCTGAGGCTGTGCTGCCACCGCCCCCTCAACCTCCCCCAGCAG gtcaTGAAGGGTCTTCTGGACAACAGGATCCCCAACAATGGCTTCTACAGAGAAC ttttcttgGAGCTCATCGGAGAGAAGTCTCGTCACTCGCTGCAGGAGAACCTTCACCTGATCACAGCACCTGTGCAGGTCATCTGGGGGAAGAACGACCAG gtGCTGGATGTTTCGGGGGCAGGAGTGCTGCAGGCGGCGCTGCCGAGCTGCCAGGTCGACCTGCTGGATGACTGCGGTCACTCTGTAGTGTTGGAGCGACCCAGAAAAGCTGCAAAACTCATCTTAGACTTCTTGTCTGCACAGAATTTGAATGGAGATGATGCTAAAAAGCGTTCTTGA